In one Hominilimicola fabiformis genomic region, the following are encoded:
- a CDS encoding ParB/RepB/Spo0J family partition protein, with product MAGRKSDFTLTKLDDLFTTQAQRDEEQLSKIRDIPLELIDDFPDHPFKVRDDEDMMQLVESVKERGVITPATVRQKEDGRYELVSGHRRKRACELAGFETLRSEIVDLNRDEATILMVESNFQRSEILPSEKAFAYKMRLEAMKRQAGRPRKENVSPVGTNLRTDEQIAQETGDSRNQIHRYVRLTNLVPELLEFVDEGRIKMRPAVELSYLDEDCQRDVVDEIDLNDATPSHDQTIRMRKLFNEGNLTTEAIHAVMSEEKPNQKEKIVLRGDRVRQLIPKNIPVSQTEDFVCKALEHYNKFLRNRAERDSR from the coding sequence ATGGCAGGAAGAAAGAGCGACTTCACTCTCACGAAGCTCGATGATTTATTTACCACTCAGGCACAGAGAGATGAAGAACAGCTTTCAAAAATCCGAGATATTCCATTGGAGCTGATTGATGATTTTCCCGACCACCCGTTTAAGGTCAGGGACGATGAAGATATGATGCAGCTTGTGGAGAGTGTCAAGGAAAGAGGGGTTATTACTCCGGCAACGGTAAGGCAGAAAGAGGACGGCAGATATGAACTTGTTTCAGGACACAGACGAAAGCGAGCTTGTGAACTGGCAGGATTTGAAACCCTGAGAAGTGAGATTGTAGACCTGAACAGAGATGAAGCGACCATTTTAATGGTTGAGAGTAATTTTCAGAGGTCAGAGATATTGCCGAGTGAAAAAGCCTTTGCGTATAAAATGCGTTTGGAAGCAATGAAAAGACAAGCAGGCAGACCAAGAAAAGAAAATGTGTCCCCAGTGGGGACGAATTTACGAACCGATGAACAAATTGCACAGGAAACAGGGGACAGCAGAAATCAGATACACCGATATGTGCGTCTGACAAACCTTGTTCCTGAACTGCTTGAATTTGTTGATGAGGGGCGTATTAAAATGCGTCCTGCCGTAGAACTTTCTTATCTCGATGAAGATTGCCAGCGTGATGTGGTTGACGAAATCGACCTGAATGACGCTACCCCGTCACACGACCAGACAATCCGTATGCGAAAGTTATTCAACGAGGGCAACCTTACAACAGAAGCAATCCACGCTGTTATGTCTGAGGAAAAGCCGAACCAAAAGGAGAAAATCGTGTTGAGGGGCGACAGAGTAAGACAGCTTATCCCGAAAAACATTCCCGTCAGTCAGACGGAGGATTTTGTCTGCAAGGCATTGGAGCATTACAACAAGTTTTTGCGTAACCGTGCAGAGCGTGACAGCAGATAG
- a CDS encoding ParA family protein: MSNCKTISVCNQKGGVGKTTTTVNLGVGLAMQGKKVLLIDADPQGDLTTCLGWQDTDSLGITLATKLTDVINETMTDPMVGILHHEEGVDLVPANLELSAMEFNLVNAMSRETTLKNYLSQVKNRYDYVIIDCMPSLGMVTLNALSAADSVIIPVQAQYLPAKGMTQLVQTISKVKKYINPDIKIDGMLLTLVDSRTNLAKSTVEALRANFGNQIRMYRTQIPIAVKAAETSSKGKSIYAYEPNSTVSKAYAEFTKEVLADGRKKERLHSHEAR, from the coding sequence GTGTCAAACTGTAAAACGATTTCCGTATGTAACCAGAAAGGCGGAGTCGGAAAGACCACCACAACAGTTAATCTCGGAGTCGGGCTTGCAATGCAGGGCAAGAAAGTATTGCTCATAGACGCAGACCCGCAGGGAGATTTAACGACTTGTCTTGGTTGGCAGGATACAGACAGTTTGGGTATCACGCTTGCAACGAAACTCACAGATGTAATCAATGAAACGATGACAGACCCTATGGTTGGTATCCTGCATCACGAAGAAGGTGTTGACCTTGTTCCGGCAAACCTTGAGCTTTCAGCAATGGAATTTAACCTTGTAAACGCAATGAGCAGAGAAACTACACTCAAGAATTATCTGAGTCAAGTGAAGAACAGATATGATTATGTAATTATAGACTGTATGCCTTCACTTGGTATGGTTACTCTCAATGCTTTATCGGCGGCAGACAGTGTTATCATTCCGGTTCAGGCTCAGTATTTGCCTGCAAAGGGTATGACACAGCTTGTGCAGACAATTTCAAAAGTAAAGAAGTATATCAATCCGGATATTAAGATAGACGGTATGCTGCTTACTTTGGTGGATAGCCGAACAAACCTTGCAAAGAGTACGGTGGAAGCACTCAGGGCAAACTTCGGTAATCAGATAAGAATGTATCGAACACAAATCCCGATTGCCGTAAAAGCCGCAGAAACTTCTTCCAAAGGCAAGAGCATTTATGCTTATGAGCCAAACAGCACAGTGTCTAAGGCATACGCTGAATTTACAAAGGAGGTGTTAGCCGATGGCAGGAAGAAAGAGCGACTTCACTCTCACGAAGCTCGATGA
- a CDS encoding zinc-ribbon domain-containing protein encodes MNNSLAEVRPELVSEWSEKNLPLTPDNITFGSNKKVWWKGTCGHEWQTSVKARSNGEKCPICSGARVIAGINDLTTLEPLLVKQWSKKNKIKPTEVSIGSHKRVIWRCEKGHEWEAAIKSRTINKTGCPYCSHNKVLAGFNDLATLLPDVAAEWSDRNYPLLSTQVTVFANRKAWWRCKDCGREWNTLISTRSGGSKCPYCSGYIFLKGFNDLQTTHPEIAAEWSEKNLPLKPDEVNAKSRKNVWWKCRKCGNEWKSVINARVKGTVCPVCAEREVLAGYNDLATTDSQLLSEWDYEQNKLKPTEVSRTSAKRAWWKCRHGHSWSMKINERTILKKGCRICEQEYLSLFPALAVSYYSNRKGLKAELGSDRLLGVPLETYIPSEKLAIESGSADENIEIMKAYMCKQRGIRLIKLPMKGTELDYANNLKKAFQSVHIFISSDTEEDVEIIKNTFERWRESQ; translated from the coding sequence ATGAATAACAGTTTAGCAGAAGTACGCCCGGAACTTGTTTCGGAGTGGTCGGAGAAGAATTTACCGCTTACACCTGATAATATTACCTTCGGCTCAAATAAAAAAGTATGGTGGAAAGGTACTTGCGGTCACGAATGGCAGACAAGCGTTAAGGCTCGTTCCAATGGAGAAAAATGCCCGATATGTTCCGGTGCGAGAGTGATTGCAGGTATTAACGATTTGACGACATTAGAGCCATTACTGGTGAAACAGTGGTCGAAAAAGAATAAGATAAAACCGACAGAGGTTTCTATTGGTTCTCATAAGAGAGTGATTTGGAGATGTGAGAAAGGACACGAGTGGGAAGCTGCCATTAAGAGCAGGACAATAAATAAAACAGGTTGCCCGTATTGCTCCCACAATAAAGTGTTGGCAGGATTTAATGACCTTGCAACGCTTCTGCCGGATGTAGCAGCCGAGTGGTCGGACAGAAATTATCCGTTACTTTCAACTCAGGTTACGGTCTTTGCCAATCGTAAGGCTTGGTGGAGGTGTAAGGATTGCGGCAGAGAGTGGAACACCCTTATTTCTACCCGTTCTGGTGGCAGTAAATGCCCGTATTGCAGTGGGTACATATTCCTGAAAGGATTTAACGATTTACAGACAACACATCCTGAAATTGCTGCTGAATGGTCGGAGAAGAACTTGCCATTGAAGCCTGATGAAGTAAATGCAAAGTCGAGGAAAAATGTCTGGTGGAAGTGTAGAAAATGCGGTAATGAGTGGAAATCAGTTATCAATGCCCGTGTGAAAGGAACGGTATGCCCCGTTTGTGCGGAGAGAGAAGTTCTTGCCGGATATAATGATTTGGCGACAACAGACAGTCAGCTTCTCAGTGAATGGGATTATGAACAGAATAAATTGAAGCCGACAGAAGTATCACGAACTTCAGCAAAGAGAGCATGGTGGAAATGCAGGCACGGTCATTCATGGAGTATGAAGATAAATGAAAGAACGATATTGAAGAAAGGCTGTCGAATTTGTGAGCAGGAGTATTTGTCATTGTTTCCTGCTTTGGCGGTCAGCTATTATTCTAATAGGAAAGGCTTGAAAGCAGAACTTGGTTCTGACCGATTGCTTGGAGTTCCGCTTGAAACATACATACCTTCAGAAAAGTTGGCTATTGAGTCAGGAAGTGCCGATGAGAATATAGAAATAATGAAAGCATATATGTGCAAGCAAAGAGGAATAAGGCTGATTAAGTTGCCGATGAAAGGCACAGAACTGGATTATGCCAATAATTTAAAGAAAGCTTTTCAGAGCGTACATATATTTATTTCCTCCGATACAGAGGAAGATGTGGAGATAATCAAAAATACATTTGAAAGATGGAGGGAAAGCCAATGA
- a CDS encoding VOC family protein — protein sequence MVGRIYHVGLTVSDLERSIAFYRDVLGLEFQGEIFMEGEETDKMFRRVNCKARVAYLNGSKAVEAPPVELIQFVNNEVKKVPSDLFTTSISEVCFYTDDIDSAYKHLVDNNVECLSEPQYFDFRADGFGESRAFYFRDPDGIILEMMQPL from the coding sequence ATGGTTGGAAGAATTTATCATGTAGGACTAACGGTTTCTGATTTGGAACGCTCAATTGCATTCTACAGAGATGTCCTTGGGCTTGAGTTTCAAGGAGAGATTTTTATGGAAGGCGAAGAAACAGATAAAATGTTTCGTAGAGTAAATTGCAAAGCAAGGGTCGCTTATTTGAATGGCTCCAAGGCTGTTGAAGCACCGCCAGTTGAGCTGATTCAGTTTGTAAACAACGAAGTAAAGAAAGTTCCCTCTGATTTGTTTACAACATCCATCTCGGAAGTATGTTTCTACACAGATGATATTGATTCTGCTTACAAACATCTCGTAGATAATAATGTGGAGTGCTTGTCTGAACCGCAGTATTTCGATTTTAGAGCAGATGGATTTGGGGAAAGCAGAGCGTTTTATTTCAGAGACCCGGATGGAATCATTCTTGAGATGATGCAGCCGCTTTAA
- the lysS gene encoding lysine--tRNA ligase — protein MENTEQTQEQLSALLQVRRDKLTELQNDGRDPFKITKFERTHTSAQLKENYTEEERELKKRGSDEVQIIKAQVSQFDGQTVSIAGRIMSKRGMGKVGFVHVSDIDGQIQLFVKKDILGEDEYARFKKLDIGDIIGAEGEVFTTQTGEISVRAEKITLLSKSLLPLPEKFHGMTDTDLRYRQRYIDLIMNADVKKTFINRSKIIASIRSYLNGQNFLEVETPMLVANAGGAAARPFETHFNALDEDFKLRISLELYLKRLIVGGFDKVYEIGRVFRNEGLDTRHNPEFTLMELYQAYTDYHGMMDLTENLYRHVAKEVLGTTTIVYNGIEMDLGKPFERITMVDAVKKYAGVDFNEINTLEEARKVADEHHVEYEDRHKKGDILNLFFEEYAEEHLIQPTFVMDHPVEISPLTKKKPENPDYVERFEFFMNGWEMANAYSELNDPIDQRERFKAQEELLAQGDEEANTTDEDFMRALEIGMPPTGGIGFGIDRMCMLLTDSPAIRDVLLFPTMKSLDGVNKKNDVNNTASEAPEKNVKTESEKIDFSKVKVEPLFEEFVDFDTFSKSDFRAVKVKECVAVPKSKKLLQFTLDDGTGTDRTILSGIHSFYEPEELVGKTLIAITNLPPRAMMGIDSCGMLLSAIHEEEGEEKLHLLMVDDHIPAGAKLY, from the coding sequence ATGGAAAACACAGAGCAAACACAAGAGCAATTATCGGCACTTTTGCAAGTCCGCAGAGATAAGCTTACAGAACTTCAAAATGACGGACGTGACCCATTTAAAATCACAAAATTTGAGAGAACACACACATCTGCTCAACTTAAAGAAAACTATACAGAGGAAGAACGCGAATTAAAGAAACGCGGCAGTGACGAAGTACAAATCATAAAGGCACAAGTATCTCAATTTGACGGTCAGACTGTTTCAATCGCAGGACGTATTATGTCAAAGAGAGGTATGGGTAAAGTCGGTTTTGTTCACGTTTCTGATATAGACGGACAAATTCAGCTTTTTGTTAAAAAGGATATTTTGGGCGAGGACGAATATGCTCGTTTCAAAAAGCTTGATATAGGCGATATTATCGGTGCAGAGGGTGAAGTTTTCACAACTCAGACAGGTGAAATTTCGGTAAGAGCCGAAAAAATCACTCTACTTTCAAAATCACTTCTTCCGCTTCCGGAAAAGTTCCACGGTATGACAGATACAGACCTTAGATACCGTCAAAGATATATCGACCTTATTATGAATGCCGATGTTAAAAAGACATTCATCAACCGTTCAAAGATTATTGCGTCAATCCGTAGCTACCTTAACGGTCAAAACTTCCTTGAAGTTGAAACACCTATGCTTGTCGCAAACGCAGGCGGTGCTGCCGCAAGACCTTTTGAAACACACTTTAACGCATTGGACGAAGATTTCAAACTTCGTATCTCACTTGAGCTTTACTTAAAGCGCCTTATCGTGGGCGGTTTTGATAAGGTTTATGAAATAGGACGAGTTTTCAGAAACGAAGGTCTTGATACTCGCCATAACCCTGAATTTACTCTTATGGAATTGTATCAGGCATACACAGATTATCACGGTATGATGGATCTTACAGAAAATCTTTATCGTCATGTTGCTAAGGAAGTGCTTGGTACAACTACAATCGTGTATAACGGTATAGAAATGGATTTGGGTAAGCCGTTTGAACGTATAACAATGGTTGACGCAGTTAAAAAGTACGCAGGCGTTGACTTTAACGAAATTAATACACTTGAAGAGGCTCGTAAGGTTGCCGATGAGCACCACGTTGAATATGAGGACAGACATAAGAAGGGCGATATTCTTAACTTGTTCTTTGAAGAATATGCAGAGGAACACCTTATTCAACCGACTTTCGTTATGGATCATCCGGTTGAAATTTCACCGCTTACAAAGAAAAAGCCTGAAAACCCTGATTACGTTGAACGTTTTGAGTTCTTTATGAACGGTTGGGAAATGGCAAACGCTTATTCTGAGCTTAATGACCCAATCGACCAAAGAGAACGTTTTAAAGCACAGGAAGAACTTCTTGCGCAGGGCGATGAAGAGGCTAATACAACAGACGAAGACTTTATGCGTGCACTTGAAATCGGTATGCCACCGACAGGCGGTATCGGTTTCGGTATCGACCGTATGTGTATGCTCCTTACCGATTCCCCAGCCATCCGCGACGTTCTTCTGTTCCCGACAATGAAGTCCTTAGATGGTGTAAATAAGAAAAATGATGTAAATAATACAGCTTCTGAAGCACCTGAAAAAAATGTAAAAACTGAGTCTGAAAAGATTGATTTTTCTAAGGTAAAGGTAGAGCCTTTATTTGAGGAATTTGTTGATTTTGATACATTCAGCAAGTCAGATTTCCGTGCAGTAAAGGTTAAAGAGTGTGTTGCAGTACCGAAGTCAAAGAAACTGTTACAGTTTACTCTTGATGACGGAACAGGCACAGACAGAACCATTTTAAGCGGTATTCATAGCTTTTATGAGCCGGAAGAACTGGTTGGAAAGACTCTTATTGCTATCACAAATCTTCCACCGAGAGCTATGATGGGCATTGACTCTTGCGGTATGCTCCTCAGTGCTATTCATGAAGAAGAAGGCGAAGAAAAGCTTCATCTTCTGATGGTAGATGACCACATTCCGGCAGGTGCAAAGCTCTATTAA
- a CDS encoding N-acetylglucosaminidase: protein MKNPTVKKIFACVAVLTVLTGSAQGAYKVEIDDDTYVSDEVYFAPVSTWDEVKAQRINLKQGKVLFYAGKENEPYKIAAEVMPLNTTNKKITYKSEDITIAAVDENGVVTPTDKIGDTFIDIRCGNALSKLKVSVVKGVEGVAMSQSEMTLYADKPITAKLTAMVSPTDATIQKVRWYSDDESIATVDSEGLVSPCGVGTTDIYAKTEDGDYTAKCTVIVTTWEKRKEDIPVVYTDYDMTVDEMVEEQMTAEPAVFTNGVFPASEENVEQYVNPENLVSGYEKYQFMDLSVSNNVDSATLDTYLKGKGVLDGHGSEFKKAADDNNVSEVYLVIHSCLETGNGSSDLANGVEYNGTTVYNLFGIGAVDESPIDAGAEYAYKQGWTSVEKAIEGGAKWISENYINNSKYGQNTLYKMRWNPEKPAEHQYATDIAWASKQAKSMSSMFEAFPTAKYKFEIPRYSGQDKIEVK, encoded by the coding sequence GTGAAAAATCCTACAGTAAAAAAGATATTTGCTTGCGTGGCTGTGCTTACCGTGTTGACAGGTTCGGCACAAGGTGCGTACAAAGTTGAAATAGATGACGATACATATGTGTCGGACGAAGTATATTTTGCACCTGTGTCAACTTGGGACGAAGTCAAGGCACAACGCATAAATTTAAAGCAAGGCAAGGTTTTGTTTTACGCGGGCAAAGAAAATGAGCCGTATAAAATTGCGGCGGAGGTTATGCCGCTGAACACGACAAACAAGAAAATTACATATAAATCCGAAGATATAACGATTGCGGCAGTTGACGAAAACGGTGTTGTTACACCGACTGACAAAATAGGTGATACATTCATTGATATAAGGTGCGGAAACGCATTGTCAAAGTTGAAAGTAAGCGTTGTTAAGGGAGTAGAAGGCGTCGCAATGTCGCAAAGTGAAATGACATTGTATGCGGATAAGCCTATTACCGCAAAACTTACGGCTATGGTTTCGCCGACAGACGCGACTATACAAAAGGTCAGATGGTACAGTGACGACGAGTCGATTGCAACTGTGGACAGTGAGGGACTTGTATCGCCTTGCGGTGTCGGAACAACCGACATTTACGCAAAAACGGAGGACGGCGACTATACGGCAAAATGCACGGTTATCGTTACAACATGGGAAAAACGTAAAGAGGATATACCTGTTGTATACACCGACTATGATATGACGGTTGATGAAATGGTTGAAGAACAAATGACCGCAGAACCGGCTGTATTTACAAACGGTGTGTTCCCGGCGAGTGAGGAAAATGTTGAACAGTATGTAAATCCGGAAAATCTTGTGTCGGGATATGAAAAGTATCAGTTTATGGATTTGAGTGTGTCAAACAATGTCGATTCCGCTACACTTGATACTTATTTAAAGGGTAAAGGCGTTTTGGACGGTCACGGCAGTGAATTCAAGAAAGCGGCTGATGATAACAATGTAAGTGAAGTATATCTTGTAATTCATTCATGCCTTGAAACAGGTAACGGTTCGTCTGATCTTGCAAACGGTGTTGAATATAACGGTACAACGGTGTATAACTTGTTCGGTATCGGTGCGGTGGACGAATCGCCGATTGACGCCGGTGCAGAATATGCGTATAAGCAAGGCTGGACGAGTGTAGAAAAGGCAATCGAGGGCGGCGCAAAGTGGATAAGCGAAAATTATATCAATAATTCTAAATACGGGCAGAATACTTTGTATAAAATGAGATGGAACCCTGAAAAACCTGCCGAACATCAATACGCAACCGATATTGCGTGGGCGTCAAAACAGGCAAAGAGTATGAGCAGTATGTTCGAGGCATTCCCAACGGCAAAGTATAAATTTGAAATTCCGAGATACAGCGGACAGGATAAAATAGAGGTTAAATAA
- a CDS encoding type II restriction endonuclease — translation MKKYSKEKAEFFRELSNFANSIGKIISKDDKWTIKGFIDIFKNIYSISNDTKIISKVLEIQIFPYLITFAEKIGYNLELATHQNWYPDLTFISKTNEDIKFAVDLKTTYKDDKRDGFCNGFTLGSHGEYFINRNSTKNIQYSYNEYSGHFCIGVIYSRNILDESENLKIYNLECLEQIPDVIGDFIFFAQEKWKMASDKPGSGNTANIGSIKNIEDIIKGDGVFAKAGEDIFDDYWSNYGRLQVKDKNNNRKALSSFEEYIRYRGLSDKINNSKMRRKR, via the coding sequence ATGAAAAAATATTCAAAAGAAAAAGCTGAATTTTTTAGAGAACTTTCTAATTTTGCTAATAGTATTGGAAAAATTATCTCTAAAGATGATAAATGGACAATAAAGGGGTTTATAGATATTTTTAAAAATATTTATTCTATTTCGAATGATACAAAGATAATTTCAAAAGTTTTGGAAATACAAATATTCCCGTATTTAATCACATTTGCAGAGAAAATAGGATACAATTTAGAGTTGGCAACTCACCAAAACTGGTATCCGGATTTAACTTTTATATCTAAGACCAATGAGGACATTAAATTTGCGGTGGATTTGAAAACTACATATAAAGATGATAAACGTGATGGTTTTTGCAATGGTTTTACATTAGGTTCTCATGGTGAATATTTTATCAATAGAAATAGTACAAAAAATATTCAATATTCATATAACGAATATAGCGGACACTTTTGCATTGGTGTGATTTATTCTAGAAATATTTTAGATGAGTCTGAAAACTTGAAAATATATAATTTGGAATGTTTAGAGCAGATTCCTGACGTTATAGGCGATTTTATATTTTTTGCCCAAGAAAAATGGAAAATGGCGAGTGATAAGCCCGGGAGTGGTAATACAGCTAATATAGGCAGCATAAAAAATATTGAGGATATAATAAAAGGTGATGGTGTGTTTGCAAAAGCTGGAGAAGATATTTTTGATGATTATTGGTCGAATTATGGAAGACTTCAAGTAAAAGATAAAAACAACAATAGGAAAGCATTGTCATCTTTTGAAGAATATATAAGATATAGAGGCTTGTCGGATAAAATAAATAATTCAAAAATGCGAAGAAAAAGGTGA
- a CDS encoding DNA adenine methylase — protein MKEKIHVPPIKIQGIKTKLVPLIKDNIIMDKEMLWVEPFMGSGVVGFNIRPQQAIFADTNPHIINFYNNIKQKNIDSYIVRNFLESEGDKLEKGDDEYYYEVRERFNKNHSSLDFLFLNRSCFNGMIRFNKNYKFNVPYGHKPQRFSKAYITKIVNQVKYVEQMLCISDWNFICQSFDNTINSIQEERAFIYCDPPYIGRNVDYYDSWSEDEETKLKKMLISNNNYFMLSTWDHNKYRKNEYVDTLWGFCKKINKEHFYYVGANENNRNSIVEALLINY, from the coding sequence ATGAAAGAAAAAATACATGTTCCTCCGATAAAAATACAGGGAATAAAAACAAAACTTGTTCCTTTAATAAAAGACAACATTATAATGGATAAAGAAATGTTATGGGTAGAACCATTTATGGGTTCTGGGGTTGTAGGATTTAATATTCGACCGCAACAGGCGATTTTTGCTGATACGAATCCGCATATAATAAATTTTTATAATAATATCAAACAAAAGAATATTGATTCATATATAGTTAGAAATTTTCTGGAAAGTGAGGGAGATAAACTTGAGAAAGGTGACGATGAATACTATTATGAAGTGAGAGAAAGATTTAATAAAAATCACTCTTCGTTAGATTTTCTTTTTTTAAATCGTTCCTGTTTCAATGGCATGATTAGATTCAATAAAAATTATAAATTTAATGTACCATATGGACATAAACCACAAAGATTTTCAAAAGCATATATTACTAAAATTGTTAATCAGGTAAAATATGTTGAACAAATGTTATGTATATCTGATTGGAATTTTATTTGTCAATCTTTTGATAACACAATAAATTCAATACAAGAAGAGAGAGCGTTTATTTATTGTGACCCTCCCTATATTGGTAGAAATGTAGATTATTATGATAGCTGGAGCGAAGATGAAGAAACCAAATTAAAGAAGATGCTAATAAGTAATAATAATTATTTTATGTTATCCACTTGGGATCATAATAAATATAGAAAAAATGAGTATGTGGACACATTATGGGGATTTTGTAAAAAAATTAACAAAGAACATTTTTATTATGTAGGGGCAAATGAAAATAATAGAAATTCGATTGTAGAGGCTCTTCTGATTAATTATTGA